The Rattus norvegicus strain BN/NHsdMcwi chromosome 9, GRCr8, whole genome shotgun sequence genome contains the following window.
AAAGGTAGCAGCATCTTAAGTGAGACGAAGCAAGTCAGATCCGGATTCTGACCAAGGTTTAAACCTACCTGTCTGTTGGTCAATCTGATATGTGAGGATGGCTCCCTCACAAGACCCTTGGGGGTTCTCattcatcctccctccctcccttgttaCTATGGCAACTGATGATGTGATGTTTGGGACAGGGCAGCAGTGAACATTGAGGAGAATGAATGATCTTAAGCTCACCCAGAGGGTTGTAGTCCAGGTTGAGAACTCGGACTTGGGAGCTGTGGGCCACAGCAATAGCGAGACGGCTCCAGCCCTTAGGGGTGATGCCAGGGTTGGCGCTTAGTGTTAGCTCCTTCAGACCTAAGCAGGAGCAGAGTGAATATCCAGGATGGGCAAAGTAAGGCCCTTCTCTACCCCGTGTCTATGGGGGTAACCCTAGTGGCTGGGAGCCACTTTGCCCCCAACCACAGCAGTCTAGAGCAGTTAGGGACCTACTCACGCCTCCCCTGCCTGGATCAGTTTCCACTGTGCTCAGTTCCTAAGCTTCTCCCTTCCTGAGAAGGGTAAAAAGGCATTCTTACTGCACCCTCCCAGCTCCTCAGCACTGGACCACACCCCCTTCTCTGCATTTAGCCTTCACCAGTCACACTAGCCCATGCACTCAGTAGGGCCCTGCTCACCAGACTTGGCCCCGTCTGGAGGGAGGAGGCCACAGATGAGGTTGATGGCTTCATCACCCAACATGCAGTCCCCCAGGTCAAGAGCCACAAGGGCAGGGTGGAGAGCCAGGGCTGGATTCAGCAAGGCCAGTCCCGCATCTGTCAGTGGGCTTCCATGTAGGCTGAAGGTTGAGATGAGATTAGTTATGTATGACCAGCCTTGTCTATTTGGGGAAGCCGCTCCTCCCTGTGACAAgactgggaaggaagaagagaaatccTAGATTTGAAGGAGTGCGATGGAAAGGGAATTTGGTTTCTGGGGCAGGAACTGAGGAGAACATTGCACAGGGAGGGGCGTGTGGATGGACAGTGAACAGCGGAGCCAGCACACACGCTCGTGATCCTCCGAGATCCTTCAGCGGGAAGGGCTGGAACAGCTCGGCTCTAGTCTCCATGGGAGGTGACTCTTCATCAAAAATGAGGGGCTTCACAATGAAGTtacttggggggtggggtggggaggtcagCATTCTCTACTAGGGTAGGGCTAGGTATTCCAGCAGGATAGCTTGTGGAGCAAAGTCTAGAACCGATGCATGTTTCTGGGAGGGTGTGGTGGACCCAGAGATGAGACGTGCATTAGAGGTTGCGAAGGTAGGACGGTGGGAGAACAGGTATTGGAAAGGTAGTGTGGAAATACAGGAGGTGGCAGAGGGTGTGTAGAGGGGTGCAGTGGCCGGGACCCCCTTGCGAAGGGACACACTCACAAGAGGGACTGGATGGAGCGGTTGGTCCGTAGCGCTTCTGCCAGCTGCTTGATGCGGCTGGGGCTAGACACGACGCCCAGGTTAAGGTTGAGCTGCGCCAGGGACGTGGCTCCAGCTAGGGCCCGGCAGATGCGGCCGAAGTCGCGGTCGCACAGGCGACAGCCGCGCAGCGAGAGCAGGCGCACCGCGTTGTCGCGCAGGCCGCGGCAGATGTCCCGCACCTCGGCGCCTGACAGCGGCTCCCCCGAAATCTGGATGGAGCTAGGCAGCATGGTCCCCACGGCTGGGCCTCGGGGGGCTGGCGCCGGTGTCCCGGCCTGGGCAGAAGTTGGCCGGGCTgcgggagggggcggggcggggagggGACTCAGGTCGTGGTCCGGGTTAGGGTCGCGGCGGGaacggaggcggaggcggaggcggcaGAGGCAACGGCGGCTGTGGCGGCGACGAAGCGCGCCCCGGCCGCGGCGGGATCGAAAGCAGGCGCGGGGCCGGGTGCGGAGGCGCGGAGGAGGGGCGGCCGGGGACAGAGCGGTAGCCACCCCGCGCTGATCCTCTCCCTCGCGGCTTGGGAGGCCGCGCCCGCTGTGCGGGCCCCGGGCCCGGCAGCACGGCTCTCGGGGACAGCCGGGGCGGGATGCAGCTCAGCTTCAGCTGCTGAGCTGGAGCAGGCGGCGAGTTCCTATGGCAACGGTTGCGTCACTGGCCCTCGCCCCGCCCCCATCCCCGCATGGACCACGCGGCCCGCGCGGGGTCCGTGTCTTAGGGCAAAGCATTAGGATCTGAGGGCCTGACAGCGCGGAAAGTAGGTAGAAGGATGCAGTCTCACGTGGGGAGGGTGGAGGCAAGTCACACTGAGACAGCTTTTGATCTCATTTCCGCCTCTTATTCTCTGGTGCTTCTCCATTCTTAAGGTCTAGATCCGAGACTCAGCGCCTTCGCCAAGGCTCAGGACATTCAGTCCTGCTTGGAAGTTCATAGGCTCTTTAATCCGGCCGTGCCCCGCCCCTTTGTCCCAGTGACGCGAGGGGTAGCATGCGTGGGGATTCCAGTCCACAGGCATTGACTGCCAGGACAATATGGTTGCATGGGACAGGGCAGGTGAACCACCTTTCAAGATG
Protein-coding sequences here:
- the Lrrc73 gene encoding leucine-rich repeat-containing protein 73; amino-acid sequence: MLPSSIQISGEPLSGAEVRDICRGLRDNAVRLLSLRGCRLCDRDFGRICRALAGATSLAQLNLNLGVVSSPSRIKQLAEALRTNRSIQSLFLHGSPLTDAGLALLNPALALHPALVALDLGDCMLGDEAINLICGLLPPDGAKSGLKELTLSANPGITPKGWSRLAIAVAHSSQVRVLNLDYNPLGDHVAGMLAVAVASSRTLEVLDLEGTGLTNQSAQTLLDMVENYPTALRSLVLAENSISPELQQQICDLLSEGEEEEEMAGGAADTQEWGRGREPAAHQRGGSSWKCPSDPNSQMVLMTSGLGDSLLAETEM
- the Lrrc73 gene encoding leucine-rich repeat-containing protein 73 isoform X3, which codes for MLPSSIQISGEPLSGAEVRDICRGLRDNAVRLLSLRGCRLCDRDFGRICRALAGATSLAQLNLNLGVVSSPSRIKQLAEALRTNRSIQSLFLHGSPLTDAGLALLNPALALHPALVALDLGDCMLGDEAINLICGLLPPDGAKSGLKELTLSANPGITPKGWSRLAIAVAHSSQVRVLNLDYNPLGDHVAGMLAVAVASSRTLEVLDLEGTGLTNQSAQPCGASCWLRTALAQSCNSRSVTSCLREKRRKRWQEGLLTPRNGGEGESLLPTSGVAAPGSAPVIPILRWC
- the Lrrc73 gene encoding leucine-rich repeat-containing protein 73 isoform X1, which produces MLPSSIQISGEPLSGAEVRDICRGLRDNAVRLLSLRGCRLCDRDFGRICRALAGATSLAQLNLNLGVVSSPSRIKQLAEALRTNRSIQSLFLHGSPLTDAGLALLNPALALHPALVALDLGDCMLGDEAINLICGLLPPDGAKSGDHVAGMLAVAVASSRTLEVLDLEGTGLTNQSAQTLLDMVENYPTALRSLVLAENSISPELQQQICDLLSEGEEEEEMAGGAADTQEWGRGREPAAHQRGGSSWKCPSDPNSQMVLMTSGLGDSLLAETEM